A window from Malania oleifera isolate guangnan ecotype guangnan chromosome 7, ASM2987363v1, whole genome shotgun sequence encodes these proteins:
- the LOC131160653 gene encoding uncharacterized protein LOC131160653 isoform X2, which yields MALRLPVANRYLSAPFVGVNTELVFANDLASVSVRRHFHSNHLPRTIVNMANEPEKRPRILCLHGFRTSAKILQNLIGRWPETLLGKLDLVFLDAPFPARGKSDVEGIFDPPYYEWFQSNQDFTEYINFEECVEYVEDYMMRHGPFDGLLGFSQGAILSAALPGMQMQGVGLTKVPNIKFLVIISGAKFGGSKFGLPKLAANAFSSPVQCPSIHFIGQADFLKQEGTALLESFVDPVVIHHPKGHTVPRLDEKSLETLLSFIKRIEEKPEHEE from the exons ATGGCGCTGCGACTGCCTGTAGCAAACCGGTATCTTTCTGCGCCCTTTGTCGGCGTAAATACAGAGCTCGTCTTCGCCAACGATCTCGCTTCGGTTTCTGTTCGCCGACACTTCCATTCCAATCATCTTCCGAGGACCATTGTAAATATGGCAAATGAACCAGAGAAGAGACCCAGAATCTTGTGCCTCCACGGATTCAGGACAAGCGCCAAGATTCTCCAGAATCTGATCGGAAGATGGCCGGAAACCCTGCTCGGAAAGCTCGACTTGGTCTTCCTCGACGCTCCTTTTCCTGCTCGAGGAAAATCTGACGTCGAGGGCATCTTCGATCCTCCCTACTATGAATGGTTCCAGTCCAACCAG GATTTTACAGAGTACATTAACTTTGAAGAATGCGTTGAGTATGTTGAGGATTACATGATGAGGCATGGACCTTTTGATGGTCTACTGGGTTTTTCACAG GGGGCGATTCTGTCAGCTGCCTTACCTGGGATGCAAATGCAGGGCGTGGGTCTGACCAAGGTTCCAAATATAAAGTTCTTGGTAATAATATCAGGGGCCAAGTTTGGAGGATCCAAGTTTGGGCTGCCCAAGCTTGCTGCCAATGCCTTCTCGTCTCCTGTTCAGTGCCCTTCTATCCACTTTATAG GTCAGGCTGACTTCTTGAAGCAAGAAGGAACTGCTCTATTGGAATCATTTGTGGATCCTGTTGTTATTCATCATCCAAAGGGGCACACAGTGCCAAGACTTG